A section of the Centroberyx gerrardi isolate f3 chromosome 8, fCenGer3.hap1.cur.20231027, whole genome shotgun sequence genome encodes:
- the fzd10 gene encoding frizzled-10, translating to MCSTAKPSLIYVLLVLWSDGGLAISSIDPDRSGEGGCQHINIPLCKDIGYNMTRMPNLMGHEDQKEAAIKLHEFAPLIEFGCHSHLKFFLCSLYAPMCTEQVSNPIPACRVMCEQVKLKCSPILEQFNFPWPDSLDCSRLPTKNDPNNLCMEAPNNGSDEPPKVSHTQPPDFRPQRPLSGQDLHLKDSSSKETCSNPGKFHYVEKSESCAPKCYPKVDVYWSQGDKQFSLVWMAIWSILCFVSSSFTVLTFLIDPQRFKYPERPIIFLSMSYCVYSVGYLIRLFVGADRIACDRDSGVQYIIQEGLESTGCTIVFLILYYFGMASSLWWVILTLTWFLAAGKKWGHEAIEANSSYFHLAAWAIPAVKTIMILVMRKVAGDELTGVCYVGSMDVKALTGFVLIPLSCYLIIGTSFLLSGFVALFHIRKIMKTEGENTDKLEKLMVRIGVFSVLYTVPATCVIACYFYERLNMDYWHILAGEQKCVDSSGPESEECVIKTSIPAVEIFMVKIFMLLVVGITSGMWIWTSKTLQSWQNVFSRKLKKRTRRKAASVFTSSGPYIKPHPSLKGHSTKYEPTRPPPTCV from the coding sequence ATGTGTTCAACTGCTAAACCGAGCCTCATCTATGTGCTGCTAGTCTTGTGGAGTGATGGGGGTTTGGCCATTAGCTCTATAGACCCCGACCGGTCCGGAGAGGGGGGATGTCAACACATCAACATCCCCCTGTGTAAAGACATTGGCTACAACATGACTCGCATGCCAAATCTGATGGGCCATGAGGACCAAAAAGAGGCAGCCATTAAGCTGCATGAGTTTGCTCCGCTGATAGAGTTTGGATGCCACAGTCATCTTAAATTTTTTCTGTGCTCACTGTATGCTCCCATGTGCACGGAGCAGGTGTCCAACCCCATCCCAGCCTGTAGAGTGATGTGTGAGCAGGTCAAGCTGAAGTGCTCACCCATCTTGGAGCAGTTTAACTTCCCCTGGCCCGACTCTCTGGACTGCTCCCGGCTGCCAACCAAAAATGACCCCAACAACCTCTGCATGGAGGCCCCCAACAACGGCTCGGACGAGCCTCCCAAAGTCTCCCACACCCAGCCTCCGGACTTCAGGCCACAGCGGCCTCTGAGCGGGCAGGACCTGCACCTGaaggacagcagcagcaaggaGACGTGCAGCAACCCCGGCAAGTTCCACTACGTAGAGAAGAGCGAGTCCTGCGCCCCCAAATGCTACCCCAAAGTGGATGTATACTGGAGTCAGGGAGACAAGCAGTTCTCCCTGGTGTGGATGGCCATCTGGTCCATCCTCTGCTTCGTCTCCAGCTCTTTCACCGTACTCACCTTCCTCATAGATCCGCAACGCTTCAAATACCCCGAGAGGCCCATCATCTTCCTCTCAATGTCCTACTGTGTTTACTCTGTGGGCTACCTCATCCGGCTTTTTGTGGGAGCGGACAGAATCGCCTGTGACAGGGACAGTGGGGTCCAGTATATTATCCAGGAGGGTCTGGAGAGCACGGGCTGCACCATCGTGTTCCTCATCCTCTACTACTTTGGCATGGCCAGCTCCCTTTGGTGGGTCATCCTGACCCTCACATGGTTCCTGGCTGCAGGCAAGAAGTGGGGCCACGAGGCCATTGAGGCCAACAGCAGCTACTTCCACCTGGCGGCCTGGGCCATCCCCGCTGTGAAGACCATCATGATCCTGGTCATGAGGAAGGTGGCAGGGGACGAGCTGACGGGCGTCTGCTATGTGGGCAGCATGGACGTCAAAGCTCTCACTGGCTTTGTGctcattcctctctcctgctaCCTTATTATCGGCACTTCTTTCCTGCTGTCCGGCTTCGTGGCCCTCTTCCACATCCGCAAGATCAtgaagacagagggggagaacaCAGACAAGCTGGAGAAGCTGATGGTTCGCATCGGGGTTTTCTCCGTGCTCTACACTGTCCCGGCCACCTGCGTCATTGCCTGCTATTTCTATGAGCGGCTCAACATGGACTACTGGCACATCCTGGCAGGGGAGCAGAAGTGTGTCGACAGCAGCGGGCCCGAGTCAGAAGAGTGTGTTATTAAGACTTCTATCCCCGCCGTTGAGATCTTCATGGTGAAGATCTTCATGCTGTTGGTGGTGGGCATCACCAGCGGCATGTGGATCTGGACCTCAAAGACCCTGCAGTCATGGCAGAACGTGTTCAGCCGGAAGCTGAAGAAGAGGACAAGGAGGAAGGCTGCCAGTGTGTTCACCAGCAGCGGGCCTTACATCAAACCTCACCCATCTCTCAAAGGGCACAGTACTAAGTATGAGCCCACACGGCCCCCTCCCACATGTGTATGA